TGGCCGAGTACAAGATCACCGCGGAGCCGCGGACCGAGACCGGCAAGGGCGCCGCCCGCCGGCTGCGCCGCGAGGACAAGGTTCCCGGCGTCGTCTACGGCCACGGCGCGGACCCGCGGCACGTGGCGCTGCCGAGCTACGACCTGCTGATGGCGCTGAAGACCTCGAACGTGCTCATCAGCCTCGACCTCGACGGCAAGTCCGAGCTGGTCATCCCGAAGGACGTGCAGCGCGACGTGCTGCGCACCGGGGTGCTCAAGCACGTGGACCTGCTGGTCGTGAAGCGCGGCGAGAAGGTCACCGTCGAGGTGCCGATCCAGGTCGAGGGCGACCTGGCTCCGGGCCAGAACCTGCTGGAGCACACGCTGCACGCGCTGCCGGTCGAGGCCGAGGCGACGAACATCCCGGAGTCCGTGACGGTGAGCGTCGAGGGCCTGGAGGCGGGTGCCACGGTGGCGGCGAAGGACGTCAAGCTGCCGGCCGGGGTGACGCTCGCCGTCGACGGCGAGGACCCGGTGCTGCACGTGGTC
The Streptomyces sp. CNQ-509 DNA segment above includes these coding regions:
- a CDS encoding 50S ribosomal protein L25/general stress protein Ctc; protein product: MAEYKITAEPRTETGKGAARRLRREDKVPGVVYGHGADPRHVALPSYDLLMALKTSNVLISLDLDGKSELVIPKDVQRDVLRTGVLKHVDLLVVKRGEKVTVEVPIQVEGDLAPGQNLLEHTLHALPVEAEATNIPESVTVSVEGLEAGATVAAKDVKLPAGVTLAVDGEDPVLHVVAPQAEESAAEGEGAEGEAAADEGKSED